The Bacillota bacterium region AAAATCGCCGCCGCTCGCCGGGCGGGATTTTCCCTGGCCGTGGTTCCCCGTGCCAATTGCCACCTGGGCCTGGGCGGTGATGGCCTGGAGGTCCACGCTGTGGAGACGCTGGCGGAGGTCCTGTCCCTGGCCCTGGTGGGGTCCCCCGCCCGCGAGGCTGTCCTGTCCCGTTGACCATCTGGCCTCGCCCACAGGACCACCCCGCGTTTTATTTGCCCGGGCGGTGGAAGAACTGCTGGACTAGGCCGCGGGGGGGTCGGCGGCGGATGTTGAGGTCTGCCCGACCGGGTGCCGGGAACGGCAGCGCCGGGCTCCCCGCTCAGGCAGCTGGGCCATCAGCATGCCCAGTACCACCAGGGCCCCCCCGGCGAGTCCGCGCGGGGTGATACCCTCCCCCGCCAGCAGCCAGGCGAAGAGGGCGGCAAATACCGGTTCAGTGGAGAATATGAGGGCGGTGTGCGTGGGTTCGGTGAACCTCTGCACCGCGTTCTGGACGAGGAAGGCCAGGGATGTGCCGAGGATGCCCGTAAGGAGCAGGGCGCCCGTGACTCTGGCCACCGCAGGTCCGAAAAGGCTCCAGGACCACCAGGAAGGCACGCCGCCCGGGAGCAGGGCGGCGAGGCCGCTGGCCAGGGCGACGGTCCCCACCTGCACGGCGGTGATGGGCAGGGGATGTTCTCCTGCCCAGGCGGCCACGGCCAGGATGTGGGCGGCGAACGCCAGCGTGCATCCCAGGACGAGCAGGTCGCCCCGACCCAGCCCCCCGCTTTCCCATCCCATGGTGCCCAGCCCCGCGGTGGCCAGTACCACTCCCACGGTGGCCCGGGCGCCGGGGGGACGCCGCCAGAGGATGGCCTGGCCCAGGGGGACCAGCACCACCGAGAGCCCGGTGATGAAACCCGCTCTGCCCGCGCTGGTGTGCTGCAGTCCCAGGGTCTGCAGGATGTAGCCCAGGAAGAGGA contains the following coding sequences:
- a CDS encoding DMT family transporter — translated: MSKLRPWQADLALLLVSLVWGATFVTVKEATLTLPVLPFLAVRFAMAAAALALPFPSTWRHYRARVVARGTAIGMFLFLGYILQTLGLQHTSAGRAGFITGLSVVLVPLGQAILWRRPPGARATVGVVLATAGLGTMGWESGGLGRGDLLVLGCTLAFAAHILAVAAWAGEHPLPITAVQVGTVALASGLAALLPGGVPSWWSWSLFGPAVARVTGALLLTGILGTSLAFLVQNAVQRFTEPTHTALIFSTEPVFAALFAWLLAGEGITPRGLAGGALVVLGMLMAQLPERGARRCRSRHPVGQTSTSAADPPAA